In the genome of Planctomyces sp. SH-PL62, the window TCACGCCGAGTTCATCATCTGGCTGGGGAACTACAAGGTGGCCACGCCCGGCTTGAGGATCGGCGACAACGCCAGTGTGCGGCTCGACCTGGACAACGAGCCCCAGCCCGACATCTGCCTGTTCCTCGATCCGGAGCGCGGCGGCCAGGCCGGGATCTCCGAGGACGGCTACATCGAAGGTGCCCCGGAACTGGTCGCCGAGGTCGCCTCCAGCAGCGTCAGCATCGACCTCGGCCCCAAGCTGGACGCCTACCGGCGCAACGGCGTCCGCGAGTATCTCGTCTGGCGCGTCCTCGATGGCGCGTTCGACTGGTTCGTGCTCCGAGAAGAGCGCTTCGAGCCGCTCTCGCCGGATTCCGAGGGGATCTTGAAGAGCCTGGTCTTCCCCGGCCTCTGGCTCGACCCGACGGCCCTCCTGGCAGCCGACATGCCCCGCGTGCTGGCCGTGCTCAATCAGGGCGTCGCCTCGCCGGAGCACGCCGCGTTCGTCGAGCGGCTGAGGGGGGCGTCGGCATGAAGACGGACGCCGCCGTCCGGGCGTCGGAAAGATCCCGACGTCGACTCGTGACGCTCAACGCCGAGATCCGCGACTGCCGGCGCTGCCATGCGGCCGGGTTCCTGGACGAGGCCGAATCCGTACCGATCGCGCGAGACCCCGAGGCCGACGCCCCGCCGCCGCAAATCCTGCTGGTCGGGCAGGCGCCGGGACTTCGGGCGACGATCACCGACCGGCCGTTCGCCGGCGTCGCGGGGAACAAGCTCCGTGACTGGTTCGAGCAAGGGGGCATCCCTCGCGAGGACTTCTGGCGGAAGATCCACTTCTCGGCCGTCACGCGTTGCTACCCCGGCCGCCTCCCGGGCGCGAAGGGTGACCGCGTCCCATCCCCGC includes:
- a CDS encoding uracil-DNA glycosylase family protein: MKTDAAVRASERSRRRLVTLNAEIRDCRRCHAAGFLDEAESVPIARDPEADAPPPQILLVGQAPGLRATITDRPFAGVAGNKLRDWFEQGGIPREDFWRKIHFSAVTRCYPGRLPGAKGDRVPSPPEQVLCRPWLDGVVEAVRPRVVLLVGLLAVRTFLGPVKSLSAVVGTSTLRDGVLYIPLPHPSGVSRWLNEPANVQAVARAMSLLREVVDVHQL
- a CDS encoding Uma2 family endonuclease, coding for MSTSTKPIAAPAIPILENGDRLSRAEFERRYAAMPAARAELIEGIVYMASPVRFAQHGEPHAEFIIWLGNYKVATPGLRIGDNASVRLDLDNEPQPDICLFLDPERGGQAGISEDGYIEGAPELVAEVASSSVSIDLGPKLDAYRRNGVREYLVWRVLDGAFDWFVLREERFEPLSPDSEGILKSLVFPGLWLDPTALLAADMPRVLAVLNQGVASPEHAAFVERLRGASA